One window of the Dermacentor andersoni chromosome 10, qqDerAnde1_hic_scaffold, whole genome shotgun sequence genome contains the following:
- the LOC126519658 gene encoding uncharacterized protein, with the protein MRRDNIFRPVSEGGLGLVHLHVRQLVSCFFFFRDTSDPVIRSYMQVTLVNALPDLVVSSSFSSRLCLWGFMQEVYLAVRFLTVRFSTEYLYSVSRKTLYKDLLSMLFPPPLYRSIYIKLPGHDVLKRVRKMYLSPCCKTFFYKVHSETIPVKTWLQKKGIFVSSVNCRLCDVPETIEHCFISCTDAILFWDVLQRTLKKDFEINAHTVRYLLPTSDNSAPFDMFFVMGMHSLWKTRMMDRNGETVVPTRANFIQMTLHLEQIYDGLGVQPDWYPILVRCLSLPTF; encoded by the coding sequence atgaggcgagacaatatttttaggcctgttagtgaaggtgggctgggcttagtacatcttCATGTGCGGCAGTTAgtgtcttgtttcttcttttttcgcgatacttccGATCCTGTAATTCGTTCAtacatgcaagtcacacttgttaatgcgttacctgatttagttgtttcttcaagtttttcttcgcgcttatgcttgtgggggttcatgcaagaagtttacttggcggttcgtttcctgacagttcggttttccactgaatacttgtattctGTGTCGCGCAAAACGTTGTACAAAGACTTACTATCCATGCTATTCCCGCCTCCACTTTACCGATCAATATACATTAAATTGCCAGGCCACGATGTGctaaagcgagttcgtaaaatgtatttatccccttgctgcaaaacattcttttataaagttcatagtgaaaccataccggttaaaacatggctacaaaaaaagggtatctttgtctcttctgttaactgtcgcctttgtgatgtaccagagacaattgaacattgttttattagctgcactgacgccatcctattttgggatgtcctccaacggactttaaagaaagactttgaaattaacgctcatactgtgcgatacctgctgccaacctctgataatagtgcacctttcgatatgttttttgtcatgggaatgcacagtttgtggaaaacgcgaatgatggacagaaACGGCGAAACTgttgtacctacaagggcaaatttcatccaaatgacactacacctagAGCAGATTTATGATGGACTCGgtgtacaaccggactggtaccctattttggtgaggtgcttatccttgcCAACCTTCTAA